A genomic region of Herbaspirillum sp. DW155 contains the following coding sequences:
- a CDS encoding sugar ABC transporter permease, whose translation MDSRPAFPARWFPLLLAAPQMLIVFLFFLWPAVKAIAWSFYLVRPFGNGSRFVGLDNYLRILTDDSFYASLRATLVFTAGSTVLAVFIALALAACLELDVRAKRLLRSIFIWPYAVAGVVVGIVLKVLINPVTGILAFLNQIWPGLWAPHLFGGQAMLALIVAFAWTQVPLNFILFSAALQRIPADLMGAAAIDGAGPWRRFADIQLPMIAPALLMAGVINVIEAFTHGFGLVDALTQGGPGRSTAILAYQIYSDGFIGLDLSASSALSVILMLFIIALTLLQLRFFRQGGGRW comes from the coding sequence ATGGACTCACGCCCCGCCTTCCCTGCCCGCTGGTTCCCGCTGCTGCTGGCCGCGCCGCAGATGCTGATCGTGTTCCTGTTCTTCCTGTGGCCGGCGGTCAAGGCCATCGCCTGGTCCTTTTATCTGGTGCGCCCCTTCGGCAATGGCTCGCGCTTCGTCGGGCTGGACAATTACCTGCGCATCCTCACCGATGACAGCTTCTATGCCTCGCTGCGGGCCACCCTGGTCTTTACTGCCGGCAGTACCGTGCTGGCCGTATTCATCGCCCTGGCGCTGGCAGCCTGCCTGGAACTGGACGTGCGCGCCAAGCGCCTGCTGCGCAGCATCTTCATCTGGCCCTACGCCGTGGCCGGGGTGGTGGTGGGCATCGTGCTCAAGGTGTTGATCAATCCGGTCACCGGCATCCTGGCCTTCCTCAACCAGATCTGGCCGGGCCTGTGGGCGCCGCACCTGTTTGGCGGGCAGGCCATGCTGGCGCTCATCGTGGCCTTCGCCTGGACCCAGGTGCCGCTCAATTTCATCTTGTTTTCCGCCGCCTTGCAGCGCATACCGGCCGACCTCATGGGTGCGGCCGCCATCGATGGAGCCGGGCCGTGGCGGCGCTTTGCTGACATCCAGCTACCGATGATCGCCCCGGCCTTGCTGATGGCCGGCGTGATCAATGTGATCGAAGCCTTTACCCACGGCTTCGGCCTGGTGGACGCCCTGACCCAGGGTGGCCCCGGCCGCAGTACCGCGATCCTGGCCTATCAGATTTATTCGGATGGATTCATCGGGCTGGATCTGTCGGCCTCCTCGGCGCTGTCGGTGATCCTGATGCTGTTCATCATCGCGCTGACGCTGTTGCAGCTGCGCTTTTTCCGTCAGGGAGGAGGACGATGGTAG
- a CDS encoding ABC transporter permease subunit, with product MVERHPRMTALAYCVLAAGLLLALGPLYLILCAASISSQQWISQGMPTTPGTALLANLHDVAQRIDLWRYLFNSLLVAGLVVAGKLLLSSVTAFAVTYFRPRGRGVILALLFCALLLPLEVRIVPTYAAASDLLDPLRSLLQALGPDGAHAVPSISLINTYAGLSLPLVASATGTFLFVQFYRTIPPELVEAARIDGTGPWRFYLDILLPLSKTNFAALGAIVFISTWKDYMWPLVITSHDQMRTITLAMASFLPVESGQMPQWNLLMAAALVSIVIPAVFVVAAQRWFVKGIVGTEK from the coding sequence ATGGTAGAACGACACCCGCGCATGACCGCCCTGGCCTACTGCGTGCTGGCAGCAGGCCTGCTGCTGGCCCTGGGCCCGCTCTACCTGATCCTGTGCGCGGCCAGCATCTCCAGCCAGCAGTGGATCAGCCAGGGCATGCCGACCACGCCGGGCACCGCGCTGCTGGCCAATCTGCACGACGTGGCGCAGCGTATCGACCTGTGGCGTTATCTCTTCAACAGTCTGCTGGTCGCCGGCCTGGTCGTGGCCGGCAAGCTGCTGCTGTCGTCGGTCACCGCCTTCGCCGTCACCTACTTCCGCCCGCGCGGCCGCGGTGTGATCCTGGCCCTGCTTTTCTGCGCCCTGCTGCTGCCACTGGAAGTGCGCATCGTACCGACCTATGCCGCCGCATCGGATCTGCTGGACCCACTGCGCAGCCTGCTGCAAGCGCTGGGACCGGACGGCGCCCACGCAGTGCCCTCGATCAGCCTGATCAATACCTATGCGGGTCTGTCGCTGCCGCTGGTCGCCTCCGCCACCGGCACCTTTCTGTTCGTGCAGTTCTACCGCACCATCCCGCCCGAGCTGGTGGAAGCTGCACGCATCGATGGCACCGGCCCGTGGCGCTTCTACCTCGACATCCTGCTGCCGCTGTCCAAGACCAATTTCGCCGCGCTGGGCGCCATCGTCTTCATCAGCACCTGGAAAGACTACATGTGGCCCCTGGTCATCACCAGCCATGACCAGATGCGCACCATCACCCTGGCCATGGCCAGCTTCCTGCCGGTCGAAAGCGGTCAGATGCCGCAATGGAATCTGCTGATGGCCGCGGCCCTGGTGTCCATCGTCATTCCCGCCGTGTTCGTGGTGGCGGCGCAGCGCTGGTTCGTCAAGGGCATCGTTGGCACAGAAAAATAA